From one Formosa sediminum genomic stretch:
- a CDS encoding ATP-dependent zinc protease family protein, with amino-acid sequence MDKRKIGRVDKFDFPKLDLFNIDVKIDTGAYTSAIHCSKIIEENNTLRCTFYSKGHPNFSSDEVVFTEYTFTNVKSSNGIKENRYKIKSDVIIFDKTYKINLTLSTREDMRFPVLIGRQFLKRKFLVDVDLQNLSFNLKS; translated from the coding sequence ATGGATAAACGTAAAATTGGTAGAGTAGATAAATTTGATTTCCCGAAATTAGATTTGTTCAATATAGATGTAAAAATAGATACGGGAGCTTACACCTCGGCAATACACTGCTCCAAAATTATTGAAGAAAATAACACACTACGTTGCACTTTTTACAGTAAAGGTCACCCTAATTTTAGTAGTGATGAAGTTGTATTTACAGAATACACCTTTACAAACGTAAAAAGTAGTAACGGCATAAAAGAAAATAGATATAAAATTAAATCTGATGTAATAATTTTTGATAAAACTTACAAGATCAACTTAACTTTAAGCACTCGAGAAGACATGAGGTTTCCTGTACTTATTGGAAGACAATTTTTAAAACGTAAATTTCTAGTCGATGTAGATCTTCAAAACTTATCATTTAATTTAAAAAGCTAA
- a CDS encoding succinylglutamate desuccinylase/aspartoacylase family protein: protein MLNKDILHVLGQKIHPGESAEISFDVANLHTSSSVDVPVFIERSKRPGPTVLFTAGIHGDEVNGVEIVRQLIAKGINKPKRGSIICIPVINIFGFINLTREFPDGRDLNRVFPGNHNGSLASQVAYKLIHEVIPSVDYVVDFHTGGAGRFNAPQIRIEKNNIELDELAKAFGAPFVVYSKNLNKSFRYTCSKLGIPMLLYEGGKSIHLDPNVTHTGVNGAKRVLAHLNMLNPRLKASPPKKKCVFILESRWQRANYSGMFRPVTNLMSSKVKKGDVIGNITDPYGKFNDFVKAETSGYIINVNESPIVYQGDALFHITRKMKP, encoded by the coding sequence ATGCTAAACAAGGATATCTTACATGTTTTAGGTCAAAAAATTCATCCTGGTGAAAGTGCAGAAATTAGTTTTGATGTTGCTAATTTACATACATCCTCTAGTGTAGATGTCCCCGTTTTTATTGAACGTTCTAAACGCCCAGGCCCTACTGTGCTATTTACAGCAGGCATTCATGGCGATGAAGTAAATGGAGTTGAAATAGTACGACAGCTTATTGCGAAAGGCATAAATAAACCTAAACGTGGTAGCATTATCTGTATTCCTGTTATTAATATTTTTGGATTTATAAACCTAACGCGAGAATTTCCCGATGGCAGAGATCTAAACCGTGTGTTTCCTGGAAATCATAATGGCTCTCTGGCTAGCCAAGTAGCTTACAAATTAATTCATGAAGTTATCCCTTCTGTAGATTATGTAGTTGATTTTCATACAGGTGGTGCAGGCAGGTTTAATGCGCCACAAATTAGAATTGAAAAAAACAATATCGAATTAGATGAATTGGCAAAAGCCTTTGGTGCACCCTTTGTGGTGTATTCAAAAAATTTAAACAAATCATTCCGTTACACCTGCTCCAAATTAGGAATCCCTATGTTGCTTTACGAAGGAGGGAAATCTATTCATTTAGATCCTAATGTTACTCACACTGGCGTAAATGGCGCTAAACGGGTTTTAGCGCATTTAAATATGCTTAATCCACGATTAAAAGCTTCTCCACCAAAGAAAAAATGCGTATTTATACTAGAAAGCAGATGGCAGCGTGCTAATTATTCTGGTATGTTCAGACCTGTTACAAACTTAATGTCTAGCAAAGTAAAAAAAGGAGATGTTATAGGAAACATTACAGATCCATACGGCAAATTTAACGACTTTGTTAAAGCAGAAACCAGTGGCTATATTATAAATGTAAACGAGTCTCCTATTGTATATCAAGGGGATGCGCTTTTTCATATTACTAGAAAAATGAAACCTTAA
- a CDS encoding 5-formyltetrahydrofolate cyclo-ligase, which produces MTKAELRKLYKTKRKALSSDTCEDLSIDISNQLLKLPIWDKSFYHVFLTIETQKEVNTEFILNILSGKDKNIVISKSDFKTGLMHHVLLTDATTIKKNAYNIPEPIDGIPIPNSSIEVVFVPLLAFDKRGHRIGYGKGFYDRFLQACKPETIKIGLSFFEAENEITEVYSSDIPLDYCVTPKQVYTF; this is translated from the coding sequence ATGACAAAAGCAGAGTTACGAAAACTTTACAAAACAAAACGCAAAGCTTTGTCTTCAGACACTTGTGAGGATTTAAGTATAGACATTTCTAATCAATTACTTAAACTTCCCATTTGGGATAAATCATTCTACCATGTGTTTTTAACTATTGAAACACAAAAAGAAGTAAACACAGAATTTATCTTAAATATTCTTTCAGGAAAAGATAAAAATATTGTGATTTCTAAAAGCGATTTCAAGACAGGATTAATGCATCATGTATTACTTACCGATGCAACAACTATTAAAAAAAACGCCTATAATATTCCAGAACCTATAGATGGTATACCTATACCAAATTCTAGTATTGAAGTTGTGTTTGTTCCGCTTTTAGCATTTGATAAAAGAGGTCACAGAATTGGCTATGGGAAAGGGTTTTACGATCGGTTTTTACAAGCTTGTAAACCTGAAACCATAAAAATTGGATTATCTTTTTTTGAAGCTGAAAATGAAATTACCGAGGTATACAGCAGCGATATTCCTTTAGATTATTGCGTGACTCCAAAACAAGTTTATACCTTTTAA
- the dcp gene encoding peptidyl-dipeptidase Dcp, producing MKHLPVFALFAVVILTTSCKDKEQKKIVEPERELSTSNPFFNPSTLPFQAPNFDEIKSTDFLPAMDAGMHEQLAEIRTILEDSEIPTFENTFIPLEQSGQLLSRVRNVFNLLSGANTNPELQAIEEALAPKFAEHQDAIYLNPELFKRVKSIYESRESLQLDLESKHLVEYYYQRFVLAGANLKEADKIKLRALNAEVASLSAKFTNQLLAAAKAGALVVDHKEALAGLSDAEINAAANESHTEWTLPLQNTTQQPSLQNLTNRETREKLFNNSWTRASKNDENDTRKTIERIAVIRAEQASILGYENYAAWKLQNQMAKTPEAVQDFLDQLVPATVAKVNVEAADIQALIDEQKSGFKLEAWDWNFYAEQVRKARYDLDDSQIKPYFELYNVLENGVFYAANQLYGLTFKERKDIPVYQEDVRVYDVIDKDGTQIGLFYGDYFKRDNKSGGAWMSNIVDQSKLLGTQPVIYNVCNFTKPADGEAALVSFDDVVTMFHEFGHALHGFFANQEYVSLSGTNTPRDFVEFPSQFNEHWALYPTILNNYAKHYKTGEPMPQALIDKIKKASTFNQGYALTEVLAAASLDMQWHTISKDEKIDDANAFEKEALKRTHLDLSAVPPRYRSTYFLHIWGNGYAAGYYAYLWTEMLDHDAFAWFENNGGLTPENGQRFRDMILSRGNTAEFGKLYRDFTGQDPKIEHMLKNRGLTK from the coding sequence ATGAAACATTTACCCGTGTTTGCTTTATTTGCTGTTGTAATTTTAACAACATCTTGCAAAGATAAAGAGCAAAAAAAAATTGTAGAACCTGAACGTGAATTGTCTACATCTAACCCATTTTTTAACCCTAGTACATTACCATTTCAGGCGCCAAATTTTGATGAAATTAAATCTACCGATTTTTTACCTGCTATGGATGCTGGTATGCATGAGCAATTGGCAGAGATTAGAACTATTCTAGAGGATTCTGAAATTCCAACTTTTGAAAACACTTTTATTCCTTTAGAGCAAAGCGGTCAATTATTATCTCGGGTAAGGAATGTCTTTAATTTATTATCTGGAGCTAATACAAATCCAGAATTGCAAGCTATTGAAGAGGCTTTAGCACCAAAATTTGCTGAACATCAAGATGCTATTTATCTAAACCCGGAGTTATTTAAACGTGTAAAATCTATATACGAATCTAGAGAGTCACTTCAATTAGACCTAGAGTCTAAACATCTAGTAGAATATTATTATCAGCGTTTTGTTTTGGCAGGTGCAAATTTAAAAGAAGCAGATAAAATAAAACTAAGAGCATTAAATGCAGAAGTTGCTTCGTTAAGTGCGAAGTTTACCAATCAATTATTAGCAGCAGCAAAAGCAGGAGCACTTGTTGTAGATCATAAAGAAGCTTTAGCTGGCTTGTCTGATGCAGAAATTAATGCAGCAGCTAATGAATCGCATACAGAATGGACTTTACCATTACAAAACACGACACAGCAGCCAAGTTTACAAAACTTAACTAATCGAGAAACGCGCGAAAAACTGTTTAATAATTCTTGGACACGTGCTTCTAAAAACGATGAAAATGATACAAGAAAAACAATTGAACGTATTGCTGTTATTCGTGCAGAACAAGCTTCTATTTTAGGATATGAAAATTATGCAGCTTGGAAATTGCAAAACCAAATGGCAAAAACACCAGAGGCAGTCCAAGACTTTTTAGATCAATTAGTACCTGCTACTGTTGCTAAAGTGAATGTTGAAGCAGCCGATATTCAAGCTTTAATTGATGAGCAAAAAAGTGGATTTAAATTGGAAGCTTGGGATTGGAATTTTTATGCTGAACAAGTTAGAAAAGCACGATACGATTTAGATGATAGTCAAATTAAACCTTATTTTGAATTATATAATGTTTTAGAAAATGGAGTGTTTTACGCAGCTAATCAATTATATGGTTTAACTTTTAAGGAACGTAAAGACATACCTGTATACCAAGAAGATGTTCGTGTTTATGATGTTATAGATAAAGATGGTACTCAAATAGGATTGTTTTATGGCGATTATTTTAAACGTGATAATAAATCTGGTGGAGCTTGGATGAGTAATATTGTAGATCAATCTAAACTTTTAGGTACACAACCAGTAATCTATAATGTATGTAACTTTACTAAGCCAGCAGACGGAGAAGCTGCTTTAGTGAGTTTTGATGATGTAGTGACTATGTTTCACGAATTTGGACATGCTTTACACGGTTTCTTTGCTAATCAAGAATATGTGAGTTTATCAGGTACAAATACCCCTCGTGATTTTGTGGAATTTCCTTCTCAATTTAATGAGCATTGGGCGCTTTATCCAACAATATTAAATAATTATGCTAAGCATTATAAGACAGGAGAGCCAATGCCTCAAGCATTAATTGATAAGATTAAAAAAGCGTCTACCTTTAATCAAGGTTATGCATTAACAGAAGTTTTAGCTGCTGCAAGTTTAGATATGCAATGGCATACAATTTCAAAAGATGAAAAAATCGATGATGCAAATGCATTTGAAAAAGAAGCTTTAAAGCGTACACATTTAGATTTAAGTGCTGTGCCACCACGTTACCGTTCCACATATTTTTTACACATTTGGGGTAATGGTTATGCTGCCGGTTATTATGCGTATTTATGGACAGAAATGTTAGATCATGATGCATTTGCGTGGTTTGAAAATAACGGAGGCTTAACACCTGAAAATGGTCAGCGTTTTCGGGATATGATTCTATCTAGAGGAAATACAGCAGAATTCGGTAAATTATATCGAGACTTTACTGGTCAAGATCCAAAAATAGAACATATGTTAAAAAATAGAGGTTTAACAAAATAG
- the rimK gene encoding 30S ribosomal protein S6--L-glutamate ligase, whose translation MNIVILSRNAELYSTNRLIVEGEKRGHQIEVIDPLKCDIIIEKEKPTIFYKNRYLDYVDAIIPRIGASVTFYGCAVVRQFEMMNVFTIVTSDAIQRSRDKLRSLQRLSKAGIGMPKTVFTNYSRDVEEVIAHVGGTPVIIKLLEGTQGLGVVLAETKNAAESVLEAFNGLQARVIVQEFIKEANGADLRALIVDGQVVGAMKRQGKEGEFRSNLHRGGSANIIKLDPAELKLAINAAAALKLPVCGVDMLQSSRGPLLLEVNSTPGLEGIEGATGKNIAKNIITFIERNAKK comes from the coding sequence ATGAATATTGTAATTTTATCAAGAAACGCAGAGCTATACTCTACAAACAGACTAATTGTTGAAGGAGAAAAACGCGGACACCAAATAGAGGTTATAGACCCGCTTAAATGCGACATTATTATAGAAAAAGAAAAACCCACAATTTTCTACAAAAACAGATACTTAGACTATGTAGATGCAATTATACCACGTATTGGTGCATCAGTAACATTTTATGGTTGTGCTGTAGTGCGCCAATTTGAAATGATGAATGTATTTACCATAGTAACGTCTGATGCTATACAACGCTCTAGAGACAAACTAAGATCTTTACAACGCCTTAGTAAAGCAGGAATTGGAATGCCAAAAACTGTATTTACTAATTACTCAAGAGATGTCGAAGAAGTTATTGCTCATGTTGGAGGAACTCCAGTTATTATAAAACTCTTAGAAGGAACTCAAGGCTTAGGTGTAGTTTTAGCAGAAACTAAAAATGCTGCAGAATCTGTTTTAGAAGCCTTTAATGGCTTACAAGCTCGCGTTATTGTGCAAGAGTTTATAAAAGAAGCTAACGGCGCAGATTTAAGAGCTTTAATTGTAGACGGGCAAGTGGTAGGCGCAATGAAACGCCAAGGTAAAGAAGGCGAATTTAGATCTAATTTACATCGCGGTGGATCTGCAAATATTATTAAGTTAGATCCAGCAGAATTAAAATTAGCTATAAATGCAGCAGCAGCATTAAAACTGCCTGTTTGTGGTGTAGACATGTTGCAATCTTCTCGAGGCCCCTTACTATTAGAAGTCAACTCTACTCCTGGCTTAGAAGGGATTGAAGGTGCTACGGGTAAAAATATTGCTAAAAACATCATTACATTTATAGAAAGAAACGCAAAAAAATAA
- a CDS encoding patatin-like phospholipase family protein: MRIFLFISFLLFGCLVQAQEQSIKKPDLKVGLVLSGGGAKGLAHIGVLKVLDSLGVRIDYVAGTSMGAIVGSLYASGYSGKAIDSIFKSVNFDNIIIDNIPRESKTFYERENSERYALTLPFDGFKLRLPTALSRGQNTFNLLSELTLHVKNISDFSQLPIPFFCITTNMDTGEAVQLESGNLAQAVMASGALPTLFQPVNINDSVYIDGGVVNNYPLDEMKAKGVDVIIGVDVQDDLAKSKDLKSATEILYQVQNYRMLNDMINKVKNTDIYIKPDITNFNVVSFDQGTEIIENGVIAAQKNIEALKDVVQKQQTHLQGRPPIRHLDSIAINGIQIHGNDKYTRAYILGKLKLKSNTTVSYGDFSSGVNNLIGTNNFNSFTYDLRPSSNKPGYDLITNVKESTQKTALKLALHYDDLYKSAALVNVTTKRLLTNNDVLSFDFILGDNLRYNFDYYIDKGFYWSIGVRSRFNQFNRNVSAEILLRDEDSDINKIDTELKDFTNQFYVQTQFLNDMALSLGAEHKYLNITSETITDSPGSSESVFEDRTYFSAFAKVNYDSYDNKYFPNTGFYFNGDFHLYFYATPNDIDFDQFSITKVDVGYVFKVSNKFSASLLAEGGFSIGRNQSPFLNFSLGGYGGNLINNMKSFYGYDWLTVSGDSFLKSTFKLDYEFALKHHLTATANLANIDDNIFTSGEWLTSPDFTGYALAYGWDSFLGPIEATYSYSPETKNSVWFLNIGFWF; encoded by the coding sequence ATGCGCATATTTTTATTTATTAGTTTTTTGCTTTTTGGATGTTTAGTTCAAGCACAAGAACAAAGTATTAAAAAACCTGACTTAAAAGTAGGTTTAGTTTTAAGTGGAGGAGGCGCTAAAGGCTTAGCGCATATTGGAGTGCTTAAAGTTTTAGATAGTTTAGGTGTACGTATAGATTATGTTGCAGGGACAAGTATGGGTGCTATTGTAGGGTCGCTTTATGCCTCTGGATATTCTGGAAAAGCCATAGATTCAATCTTTAAATCTGTGAATTTTGATAATATTATTATAGATAATATTCCTAGAGAATCTAAAACATTTTATGAGCGAGAAAATTCTGAACGTTACGCCTTAACATTACCTTTTGATGGGTTTAAGTTACGATTGCCTACAGCACTATCTCGAGGACAGAACACTTTTAATTTGTTATCAGAACTAACATTACATGTCAAGAATATTTCAGATTTTAGTCAATTACCAATTCCTTTTTTCTGTATTACTACAAATATGGATACAGGAGAGGCTGTGCAATTAGAATCTGGTAATTTAGCTCAGGCTGTTATGGCTAGTGGGGCTTTGCCAACTCTGTTTCAGCCAGTTAATATTAACGATAGCGTGTATATTGATGGGGGAGTTGTTAATAATTACCCGCTAGATGAAATGAAAGCTAAAGGAGTAGATGTAATAATAGGGGTAGATGTTCAAGATGATTTGGCTAAAAGTAAAGATTTAAAATCTGCAACAGAAATATTATATCAAGTTCAGAATTATAGAATGCTGAATGATATGATTAACAAAGTTAAAAACACAGATATATACATAAAACCAGATATTACAAATTTTAATGTAGTATCGTTTGATCAAGGAACAGAGATTATCGAAAATGGGGTTATAGCTGCGCAAAAAAATATTGAAGCCCTAAAAGATGTAGTACAAAAACAGCAAACACATTTGCAAGGTAGACCACCTATAAGACATCTAGACTCTATTGCAATAAATGGTATTCAAATACATGGTAACGATAAATATACACGCGCTTATATCTTAGGAAAATTAAAACTTAAAAGTAATACAACCGTAAGTTATGGCGACTTTTCTAGTGGCGTAAATAACCTGATAGGAACTAATAACTTTAATAGTTTTACCTACGATTTAAGACCTTCTAGTAATAAGCCAGGATATGACTTAATTACTAATGTTAAAGAGAGTACCCAAAAAACAGCTTTAAAATTAGCACTGCATTACGACGATTTGTACAAAAGTGCAGCATTAGTAAACGTTACAACAAAACGACTTTTAACAAATAATGATGTCTTGTCTTTTGATTTTATTTTAGGTGATAATTTGCGTTATAATTTTGATTATTATATCGATAAAGGATTTTATTGGAGCATTGGTGTGCGTTCTCGATTTAACCAATTTAATCGAAATGTTTCTGCCGAAATTTTATTGAGAGATGAAGATTCAGACATTAATAAAATTGATACAGAATTAAAAGACTTCACAAATCAATTTTACGTACAAACTCAGTTTTTAAACGATATGGCGCTTAGTTTAGGTGCAGAACATAAATACCTTAATATAACTTCAGAAACCATTACAGATTCTCCAGGGTCATCTGAAAGTGTTTTTGAAGATCGCACATATTTTAGTGCATTTGCTAAAGTGAATTATGATTCTTACGACAATAAATACTTTCCAAATACAGGTTTTTATTTTAATGGCGATTTTCATTTATATTTTTACGCCACTCCTAATGATATAGATTTTGATCAGTTTTCAATTACAAAAGTAGATGTAGGTTATGTCTTTAAAGTAAGTAATAAGTTTTCTGCATCACTTTTAGCCGAAGGCGGTTTTAGTATTGGTCGCAATCAGAGTCCGTTTTTAAATTTTTCTTTAGGAGGATACGGTGGAAATTTAATTAATAACATGAAATCGTTTTACGGTTACGATTGGTTAACTGTCTCTGGAGATAGTTTTTTAAAAAGCACCTTTAAATTAGATTATGAATTTGCCTTAAAACATCACCTTACCGCAACCGCTAATTTAGCAAATATTGATGACAACATTTTTACTTCTGGAGAATGGTTAACATCTCCAGATTTTACGGGATATGCTCTAGCTTATGGGTGGGATTCTTTTCTAGGGCCAATAGAAGCAACATACTCATATTCTCCAGAAACTAAAAACAGTGTTTGGTTTTTAAATATAGGATTTTGGTTTTAA
- a CDS encoding lipoprotein signal peptidase codes for MSLKKASLLIIVVLFIDQISKIYIKTHFILGEDITVFNWFRIYFIENEGMAWGTKISDFSSSISDRTAKTSLTVFRIFAIFGIGYWLYTTIKNNGHHLLTIAISLIFAGAFGNILDSVFYGILFNDSHGQIASFMPAAGGYDTLLHGKVVDMLYFPIWKGYLPEWLPIWGGKFFTFFEPVFNVADVAISAGFVMLLLFNKKAFPKS; via the coding sequence ATGTCCTTAAAAAAAGCCAGTTTACTTATAATTGTTGTACTATTCATAGATCAAATAAGTAAAATTTATATAAAAACACATTTTATTTTAGGTGAAGATATTACAGTGTTTAATTGGTTTAGAATTTATTTTATTGAAAATGAAGGTATGGCATGGGGTACTAAAATAAGTGATTTTTCGTCGTCAATTTCAGATAGAACGGCAAAAACTTCACTTACGGTTTTTAGAATTTTCGCAATATTCGGAATAGGTTATTGGTTGTATACAACAATTAAAAATAATGGACACCACTTGTTAACAATAGCTATCTCTTTAATTTTTGCAGGTGCTTTTGGTAATATTTTAGATTCTGTATTTTATGGTATACTATTTAATGACAGTCATGGGCAAATAGCTTCATTTATGCCTGCAGCAGGTGGTTACGATACGTTGTTACATGGTAAAGTTGTAGACATGTTATATTTTCCAATCTGGAAAGGGTACTTGCCAGAGTGGTTACCTATTTGGGGCGGCAAATTTTTTACTTTTTTTGAGCCTGTATTTAATGTGGCCGATGTAGCCATTAGTGCGGGATTTGTTATGCTGTTATTATTTAATAAAAAAGCATTTCCAAAAAGCTAA
- the uvrC gene encoding excinuclease ABC subunit UvrC, whose amino-acid sequence MDETALQIKLKTLPSAPGVYQYFDANGTIIYVGKAKNLKKRVSSYFTKTHDSGKTRVLVKKIKEIKHIVVETETDALLLENNLIKKHQPRYNVLLKDDKTYPWICIKKERFPRVFSTRRVIKDGSEYFGPYTNFKTIHTLLDLIKGVYPLRTCNYDLSEAKIESGKYKVCLEYHLGNCKGPCEGYESVEDYDENIIAIREILKGNFKDSLSQFKNQMKTLAADLNFEAAQQVKEKIDILQNYQAKSTIVNPKISNVDVFTIMSDESFGYVNFLQISYGSIIRSHTLEIKKKLDETDKQLLELAITEIRQRFHSNSKEIYVPFKVNLGEDVRVTVPQLGDKKRIIDLSLRNAKYYRMERFKQIKITDPDRHVNRIMAQMKTDLRLHEEPRHIECFDNSNIQGTHPVAACVVFKDGKPSKKDYRHFNIKTVEGPDDFASMEEVVFRRYKRLLEEQHPLPQLIIIDGGKGQLSSALKALQDLGLRGKIAIIGIAKRLEELFYPDDPVPLYLDKKSETLKVIQQLRNEAHRFGIEHHRNRRSKSALNTELETISGIGEKTIVELLSHFKSVKRIANASLEDLEAVVGFSRANKIFNHYHTS is encoded by the coding sequence ATGGATGAAACTGCTTTACAAATTAAGCTAAAAACCTTGCCTAGCGCTCCTGGTGTGTATCAATATTTTGATGCCAATGGCACTATAATTTATGTAGGCAAAGCTAAAAATTTAAAAAAACGTGTGTCTTCTTATTTTACAAAAACACACGATAGTGGTAAAACACGAGTTCTTGTAAAGAAGATTAAAGAAATTAAACATATTGTTGTAGAGACAGAAACCGATGCGTTGTTGTTGGAAAATAATTTAATTAAAAAGCATCAACCACGTTACAATGTATTGCTAAAAGACGATAAAACTTACCCGTGGATTTGTATAAAAAAAGAGCGATTTCCACGAGTGTTTTCTACACGACGAGTAATAAAAGATGGTTCTGAATATTTTGGCCCTTATACCAATTTTAAAACCATACATACGCTTTTAGATTTAATAAAAGGAGTTTACCCCTTACGTACATGTAATTACGATTTGTCTGAAGCCAAAATAGAATCAGGTAAATATAAAGTGTGCTTAGAATACCATTTAGGAAACTGTAAAGGTCCTTGCGAGGGATATGAATCTGTTGAAGATTATGATGAAAATATAATTGCCATACGAGAAATTTTAAAAGGAAACTTTAAAGATTCTTTGTCTCAGTTTAAAAATCAGATGAAAACTTTAGCAGCCGATTTAAATTTTGAGGCCGCCCAACAGGTCAAAGAAAAAATAGATATATTACAGAACTATCAAGCCAAATCTACCATTGTAAATCCGAAAATTAGTAATGTAGATGTGTTTACTATTATGAGTGATGAAAGTTTTGGTTATGTGAATTTTCTTCAAATTTCATATGGTTCAATTATACGTTCTCACACTTTAGAAATTAAGAAAAAACTGGACGAAACCGATAAACAATTATTAGAATTAGCAATAACAGAAATTCGTCAGCGTTTTCATTCTAATTCAAAAGAAATATACGTACCTTTTAAAGTAAATTTGGGGGAAGATGTAAGAGTTACAGTGCCGCAATTAGGCGACAAGAAACGTATTATTGATTTGTCGTTACGAAATGCTAAATATTACCGTATGGAGCGTTTTAAACAAATTAAAATTACAGATCCAGATCGCCATGTAAATCGTATTATGGCGCAAATGAAAACAGATTTACGGTTACATGAAGAGCCACGACATATTGAATGTTTTGATAATTCAAATATTCAAGGAACACATCCCGTTGCGGCTTGTGTAGTATTTAAAGATGGAAAACCAAGTAAAAAAGATTATAGGCATTTTAATATAAAAACAGTTGAAGGGCCGGATGATTTTGCATCTATGGAAGAAGTTGTGTTTAGACGTTATAAACGATTGCTAGAAGAACAGCATCCGTTACCACAGCTTATTATTATAGATGGAGGAAAAGGGCAGCTATCATCTGCATTAAAGGCGTTACAAGATTTAGGCTTGCGTGGTAAAATTGCAATTATTGGTATTGCAAAACGTTTAGAAGAATTGTTTTATCCGGATGATCCTGTGCCGTTGTACTTAGATAAAAAAAGTGAAACTTTAAAGGTGATTCAGCAATTGCGAAACGAAGCTCATAGATTTGGTATAGAGCATCACAGAAATAGGCGAAGCAAAAGTGCATTAAACACAGAGTTGGAAACTATTTCAGGAATTGGAGAAAAAACAATTGTAGAGTTATTGAGTCATTTTAAATCTGTAAAACGTATTGCTAATGCTTCTTTAGAAGATTTAGAAGCAGTTGTAGGGTTCTCAAGAGCTAATAAAATTTTTAATCATTATCATACCTCGTAA
- a CDS encoding DUF3108 domain-containing protein gives MKKLYLILIIIGCVSSHIEAQNESAFNTGEWFKFEMSYSGFLKAGEATLEVKELVFKGTPVYHVVGKGWTTGPIKWFFKVEDRYETYMDKEEYIPYKFIRKIDEGGHTKNLEIEFDQSRNLAHVHNIKKNTNSIIETKPRVQDMVSTFYYLRNKLDVKGLKKNDEVHIDMFFDEENYMFKLKYLGEDAIDTEFGKVAALKFRPYVMAGRVFKEEESLTLWVSNDKNKLPLRVQADLAVGSLRADLSAFKGLIHPFNIIMD, from the coding sequence ATGAAAAAATTATATCTCATTTTAATTATAATTGGTTGTGTTTCATCTCACATAGAAGCACAAAACGAGAGTGCTTTTAATACAGGAGAGTGGTTTAAGTTTGAAATGAGTTATAGTGGTTTTTTAAAAGCAGGAGAAGCGACCTTAGAAGTAAAAGAGCTTGTTTTTAAGGGAACACCTGTATATCATGTAGTTGGTAAAGGGTGGACTACCGGTCCTATTAAATGGTTTTTTAAAGTAGAAGATCGCTACGAAACGTATATGGATAAAGAAGAATATATTCCATATAAATTTATAAGAAAAATTGATGAAGGTGGTCATACTAAAAATTTAGAAATTGAATTTGATCAATCTCGGAATTTGGCGCATGTACATAATATTAAAAAAAATACTAACAGTATCATAGAAACTAAACCTAGAGTTCAAGATATGGTATCTACATTTTATTATCTGAGAAATAAATTAGATGTTAAGGGGTTAAAGAAAAATGATGAAGTCCATATAGATATGTTTTTTGATGAAGAAAACTATATGTTTAAATTAAAATATTTAGGAGAAGATGCTATTGATACAGAGTTTGGTAAAGTTGCAGCCTTAAAGTTTAGACCATACGTTATGGCTGGTCGTGTGTTTAAAGAAGAAGAAAGTTTAACGCTTTGGGTGTCTAACGACAAGAATAAACTGCCATTACGTGTACAGGCAGATTTGGCTGTAGGGTCTTTAAGAGCCGATTTATCTGCTTTTAAAGGGTTAATACATCCATTTAATATTATTATGGATTAA